In the Novosphingobium sp. 9 genome, one interval contains:
- a CDS encoding siderophore-interacting protein produces the protein MTHTLERVRHELKRRAVTVRSVEQVTPAMVRITLEGEDLADFVSLGADDHIKVFVPGSGEMRDYTPRRYDNADRSLVIDFAMHGGQDHAGPATAWARDARPGDEIRIGGPKGSMVVSPTFDWYLLIGDETALPAIGRRLEELPAGAKVITVAAVTGPEEEQTFTTAADHTAIWIHRPESANDDPAPVMAVLETLSVPEGDGFVWIGTEARVMRAAKAHVIDTMKHNTSWLKASGYWIKGQADSSEK, from the coding sequence ATGACCCACACGCTCGAACGCGTCCGCCACGAACTCAAGCGCCGCGCGGTCACCGTCCGCTCGGTCGAGCAGGTCACGCCTGCGATGGTCCGCATCACGCTGGAAGGCGAAGACCTTGCCGATTTCGTCAGCCTGGGTGCAGACGATCACATCAAGGTCTTCGTCCCCGGCTCGGGCGAGATGCGGGACTATACCCCGCGCCGCTACGACAATGCCGATCGCTCGCTGGTCATCGATTTTGCCATGCATGGTGGGCAGGATCACGCCGGTCCCGCCACCGCATGGGCGCGCGATGCCAGGCCGGGCGACGAAATCCGCATCGGCGGCCCCAAGGGCTCGATGGTCGTCTCGCCGACCTTCGACTGGTATCTGCTGATCGGCGACGAGACCGCCCTTCCCGCCATCGGCCGCCGCCTTGAGGAACTTCCCGCAGGCGCCAAGGTCATCACCGTCGCCGCCGTCACCGGCCCCGAGGAAGAGCAGACCTTCACCACCGCCGCCGATCACACCGCGATCTGGATCCACCGTCCCGAAAGCGCCAACGACGATCCGGCCCCGGTGATGGCCGTGCTCGAAACGCTGAGCGTTCCCGAAGGCGACGGCTTCGTGTGGATCGGCACCGAGGCCCGCGTGATGCGCGCTGCCAAAGCCCATGTCATCGACACGATGAAGCACAACACCAGCTGGCTCAAGGCTTCGGGCTACTGGATCAAGGGTCAGGCCGACTCCAGCGAGAAGTGA
- a CDS encoding efflux transporter outer membrane subunit — translation MRKTSPLSAPLMAGTLLAGTLLASGCTVGPNYAGPPKVASAAAARGAFVRADDPAISTAPGLARWWETLNDPTLNALVDDALKNSPSIDLAQARIAEARGKLDQGKANLLPSVSASGSYLHAILPNSASSLLGSSSDDSSGSGSGSSGSDRGAVDFYNVGATASWEPDLFGGKRRGVEAARATVEERYADLADAQVSLTAQVAQTYVNLRDVENRAKLNRDSARLQAQSLDLTKQRYAAGTASKLDVERLQVQLENTNAQIVPLDAQIAMYKDALAVLTGRVPGALDAALATEAPVPLPPASVPIGDPAALIAHRPDIRSAERALAASTAQIGVNKAKALPGVSFYGILGMGGTKPGDVVDPDNLVTLLAPMINWSFLDFGRNAAAIRQSEAQRDQATAQYRQKVLEALQDAEDSLARFGSTRRQLAGLVRSEQSADNAASLNGQRYRAGTSTLIDQLDIERQQLSAQISVAQTRAQLTIDYIAVQKALGLGWSDPAQTQAKPQAAPAQ, via the coding sequence ATGCGTAAAACTTCTCCTCTCTCCGCACCGCTGATGGCCGGGACACTTCTGGCAGGCACGCTGCTCGCCTCGGGCTGCACCGTCGGCCCGAACTATGCCGGGCCGCCCAAGGTCGCCTCGGCCGCGGCCGCGCGGGGCGCCTTCGTGCGCGCCGACGATCCGGCGATCTCCACCGCGCCGGGCCTTGCCCGCTGGTGGGAGACGCTGAACGATCCGACGCTGAACGCGCTGGTCGACGATGCGCTGAAGAACAGCCCCTCGATCGATCTGGCACAGGCGCGGATTGCCGAGGCGCGCGGCAAGCTCGATCAGGGCAAGGCGAACCTCCTACCCAGCGTCAGCGCCAGCGGCTCGTACCTTCACGCGATTCTGCCCAACAGCGCCAGTTCGCTGCTGGGCAGTTCGTCGGACGACAGTTCGGGTTCGGGAAGCGGTAGTTCGGGCAGCGATCGGGGCGCGGTGGACTTCTACAACGTCGGCGCGACTGCTTCGTGGGAGCCGGACCTGTTCGGCGGCAAGCGGCGCGGCGTGGAAGCCGCCCGCGCGACGGTGGAGGAGCGCTATGCCGACCTTGCCGACGCGCAGGTTTCGCTGACCGCACAGGTCGCGCAGACTTATGTGAACCTTCGCGATGTTGAAAACCGCGCGAAGCTCAACCGCGATTCCGCCCGGTTGCAGGCACAGTCGCTGGACCTGACAAAGCAGCGCTATGCCGCCGGTACGGCCTCGAAGCTCGATGTCGAGCGGCTGCAGGTGCAGTTGGAGAATACCAACGCGCAGATCGTGCCGCTCGATGCGCAGATCGCGATGTACAAGGATGCACTGGCGGTGCTGACGGGGCGCGTCCCCGGCGCGCTCGATGCAGCGCTTGCGACCGAGGCCCCCGTGCCGCTGCCGCCGGCCTCGGTGCCAATCGGCGATCCTGCCGCGCTGATAGCCCATCGTCCGGACATCCGCTCGGCCGAGCGGGCGCTGGCGGCGAGCACTGCGCAGATCGGCGTGAACAAGGCCAAGGCGCTGCCCGGCGTCAGCTTCTACGGTATCCTTGGCATGGGTGGCACCAAGCCCGGCGACGTCGTCGATCCCGACAATCTCGTCACACTGCTGGCCCCGATGATCAACTGGTCGTTTCTTGACTTCGGGCGCAACGCGGCGGCGATCCGCCAGTCGGAAGCGCAGCGCGATCAGGCCACTGCGCAGTATCGCCAGAAGGTGCTCGAAGCCCTGCAGGATGCCGAGGACAGTCTGGCCCGGTTCGGCTCGACCCGTCGCCAGCTGGCGGGCCTCGTCCGTTCCGAGCAGAGCGCGGACAATGCCGCCTCGCTCAACGGGCAGCGCTATCGCGCGGGCACCAGCACGCTGATCGACCAACTCGACATCGAACGCCAGCAGCTTTCCGCGCAGATCAGCGTGGCGCAGACGCGCGCGCAGCTGACGATCGACTATATCGCGGTGCAGAAGGCACTGGGCCTTGGCTGGAGCGATCCGGCCCAAACGCAGGCAAAGCCGCAGGCGGCTCCCGCGCAGTAA